The genomic stretch cccctctgtgtgtgtgtgtacacccctctgtgtgtgtgtgtgtgtgtgtgtgtgtatacccgtgtgtgtgtgtgtgtacacccctgtgtgtgtgcgtgtgtgtacacccctgtgtgtgtgtgtgtgtgtgtgtgtgtacacccctgtgtgtgtacacccctgtgtgtgtgtgtgtgtgtgtacacccctgtgtgtgtgtacacccctgtgtgtgtgtgtgtgtacacccctgtgtgtgtgtgtacacccctgtgtgtgtgtgtgtacacccctgtgtgtgtgtgtgtacacccctgtgtgtgtgtgtgtgtgtacacccgtgtgtgtgtgtgtgtgtgtacacccctgtgtgtgtgtttgtgtgtgtacacccctgtgtgtgtgtgtacacccctgtgtgtgtgtttacacccctgtgtgtgtgtacacccctgtgtgtgtgtgtgtgtgtgtgtgtgtgtgtgtttatttggtgtTAGAGCCTCTCTTCCTGACTCACTTGTCCTTTAGAGAAGAAGTTAGGGAGATATTTCATGGCGTTGCTGCGCAGACATGCGATATTCTGGTATTTTCCCGGTTCTGAGGCTCGGAGTGATCGGATTCTGTCCTGAACGTAATCTGAGACTTTAACCCGAATCTCCAAACCCAGAATGAGCCGATCAGGGAAGAGCGGAGACAACTCCACTAACACAAAGGACAAACATGATCAGGTCATCATTAAtgtctttattctctcttaATAAACTGcaataaacattttacactGAACAAAACTTACAGTTCTCATTtataacaaaaatgtttaataaaaagtaaagtgGTGTAAAGGAGGTGAATAATGTGATGCTGGTGACACCTTGTGGCGGATTTGGGATTAACAACcgaaatgaatcattttaaatattttagttattacagtttatgcatttttaagtttattattaaattcattttaatccCAGTCGATTCTGCTgagagaaaaaacattaaaatcaataataataaatgaataatttctaaatatttaatcacatcataaatgttttaaaagtattttaaactaaTTGTcactgataaaaataaaaagtacagaaaGTATTTAATTGTGATTGTTTTAAATAGTAAAGTTACACAAAGGAAAGTAAAAGTTTAGGATTTTACTGAGGTTCACAATTTCAGTATGTTTTAAAGGCATGACAGTTTTAGTCATGATGTGTTTACAGAAGACAACAGATCAGGAACAACACAAATATAATGAAGAACAATGTGagctgaagctgaagctgaagcCCAAAGTCACAAGACTTTAGTTTTTATCCTTCACTCATTTCTAAcaagatgtgtttgtgttgcaaCAACAAGGGAGTGAAAGATATCCTGCTTTCTGCACAGCAGAgataataatatagtatagtactgATAGTATTTAGTGTTtagtttaagtgtgtgtgtgtgtgtgtgtgtgtgtgtgtgtgttatctacCCAGAAGTCCTCCGTATCCACACCCGATATCTGCAAACTCCACCTGAGTGCTCCGGCCCTGCGACTCCATCTGTTCTCTGTCTGAGCTGAAATACTCAGGATAAAGCTGGGACCAGTCCATCTGCTCCGGGCACAcaggactgacacacacacaca from Tachysurus fulvidraco isolate hzauxx_2018 chromosome 2, HZAU_PFXX_2.0, whole genome shotgun sequence encodes the following:
- the mettl1 gene encoding tRNA (guanine-N(7)-)-methyltransferase isoform X2, producing the protein MSVCMPQKKFYRQRAHSNPMADHTFDYPVCPEQMDWSQLYPEYFSSDREQMESQGRSTQVEFADIGCGYGGLLVELSPLFPDRLILGLEIRVKVSDYVQDRIRSLRASEPGKYQNIACLRSNAMKYLPNFFSKGQGLVYTMTDVEEVNLWMVKHFTEHPLFSQVSEEELKDDIIVSRLGTCTEEGKKVKRNGGKNFLAVFRRVEDPS